A window of Tautonia plasticadhaerens contains these coding sequences:
- a CDS encoding sigma-70 family RNA polymerase sigma factor has protein sequence MSQPSPRTTAEQAFRTLFEVGSASGLGDGPLLGRFVEHQDEIAFEAIVNKHGPMVLGLCRRALRDPRDVEDAFQATFLILARKAGSLRDPDRLGPWLYGVAHRVAVRARADALRRRTRELLIDPEARGQSQSEGADRDDLRRAIDEELARLPEKYRVPVILCDVRGLTRDEAARQLRWPTGTLKRRLATARERLRRRLSRRGLAPSSMTLAAAREAIPAALLRRTIRTSALIAAGKPLAEVTSASGSALVSGVLTGMILANVKAIGIVVLSGFVVAGGALITVARAPRAGALAPPPGAIALAEAPPGGEPAPEDRWPAGVEVRGRVIDHRDRPVRDAEVFLLGEETLTVFAIPEAEGEGFSTSWMRRPELPEGPATASATTDDRGAFSLRRPGSEADRIAVIADEVLLWTVPRSALPRSGDVEVRLPEPGSIEIRCDVPGKPDTQDFQVVSRTFDGVDWESDVLYLRDVGVDNPGRKVVEHLPPARFVVERLNMTDRGGWGLLLTPSERTLLAVDRGGRASASFDRREGRPARGRVRGLDGVKLRYAHVTISYWGPEEEPRPSGEPTRYLTHLDVLPVGPDGTFETPPLPPGSYEFRLDAIRASTPNASRQSADFSGVARLDVPEEGDPGPVELVAEARGPLAAGARPLDDPEEPGLLVRARDEHGAPVDDFDILLYAPQIAPPSAIGEGGRAALTPEELLDWNGGDLVVRSPGFASTIVPLGAIEGRRDVDVTLERGTEVRLTVRDASGRPVPGDLLPLPLLATARHRDSAMMILSYGDQEARDREIERSNLLNVGRSEDGVFAFRLPDDAEEPLTLGISHPELIRFYVEGPVMPSDVLGGRWDVVLPEPATLEVSLRPDTGGGGKSPFAGGSYWVGPMLPGNGDSIPIVESGAFEGDEWRATIRGLAPGRYHLHASTTPREGRDPSRWREAHPGVYREARKLDLEAGRTKSARFEPPPFDRDAWRGDRSATITVEPAGGGSLAGKSYRVWYRLANYDELPVAGGTFDASGRIRIEGVAASGDDPAGGMYTVEVGEVSLEPFRIDREPAEQSVTLRMPPMAGDRAPEGLARDLESGREVFLSEFSGRVVLLEFWATWCGPCREPIERLAALGASRGEDWKDRVAIVAVGIDEDRDVLRRYVTTRGLGSIRHLWSPAPDPEEVPGPEGSDVPRASLSYAIRGVPTAVLIDPEGRIAWRGHPSSVDLEEEIKNLLAPR, from the coding sequence ATGTCACAGCCGAGCCCGAGGACGACCGCCGAGCAGGCCTTCCGGACGCTCTTCGAGGTGGGGAGCGCCTCGGGGCTGGGAGACGGCCCGCTGCTGGGACGCTTCGTCGAGCATCAGGACGAGATCGCCTTCGAGGCGATCGTCAACAAACACGGGCCGATGGTCCTGGGGCTCTGCCGGAGGGCCCTGCGCGACCCGAGGGACGTGGAGGACGCCTTCCAGGCGACTTTCCTGATCCTCGCCCGCAAGGCCGGGTCGCTCCGGGACCCGGATCGGCTGGGCCCCTGGCTCTACGGGGTGGCCCACCGGGTCGCCGTCCGGGCCCGGGCCGACGCCCTCCGCCGACGCACCCGGGAGCTGTTGATCGATCCCGAGGCCCGGGGGCAATCCCAGTCCGAGGGGGCCGACCGGGACGACCTGCGCCGGGCGATCGACGAGGAGCTGGCGAGGCTCCCGGAGAAGTACCGGGTGCCGGTAATCCTCTGCGACGTCCGGGGCCTGACCCGGGACGAGGCGGCCCGGCAGCTCCGATGGCCGACCGGGACGCTCAAGCGTCGGCTGGCGACGGCCCGGGAGCGGCTGCGACGCCGACTCTCCCGTCGCGGGCTGGCCCCGTCTTCCATGACGCTCGCGGCCGCCCGGGAGGCGATCCCGGCGGCCCTGCTCCGCCGGACGATCCGGACCTCGGCGCTGATCGCCGCCGGCAAGCCCCTCGCGGAAGTCACCTCGGCCTCCGGGTCGGCCCTGGTCTCGGGGGTGCTCACCGGCATGATCCTCGCCAACGTCAAGGCCATCGGGATCGTCGTCCTCTCGGGGTTCGTCGTCGCCGGGGGTGCCCTGATCACGGTGGCGCGGGCCCCCCGGGCCGGGGCCCTCGCGCCCCCTCCCGGGGCGATCGCCCTCGCCGAGGCGCCCCCGGGCGGCGAGCCCGCGCCGGAGGATCGCTGGCCGGCCGGCGTCGAGGTCCGGGGGAGGGTAATCGACCACCGGGACCGGCCGGTACGGGACGCGGAGGTCTTCCTGCTCGGGGAGGAGACGCTCACCGTCTTCGCGATCCCCGAGGCCGAGGGCGAGGGGTTCTCGACGAGTTGGATGAGGAGGCCCGAACTCCCCGAGGGCCCGGCGACGGCCTCGGCGACGACCGACGATCGGGGGGCGTTCTCCCTGAGACGCCCGGGCTCGGAGGCCGACCGGATCGCCGTGATCGCCGACGAGGTGCTGCTCTGGACGGTCCCCCGGTCGGCCTTGCCCCGATCGGGGGACGTCGAGGTCCGGCTGCCGGAGCCGGGGTCGATCGAGATCCGGTGCGACGTGCCCGGGAAGCCGGACACCCAGGACTTCCAGGTCGTCTCCCGGACGTTCGACGGGGTCGACTGGGAGTCGGACGTGCTCTACCTCCGGGACGTCGGGGTCGACAACCCGGGCCGGAAAGTCGTCGAGCACCTGCCGCCGGCCCGGTTCGTGGTCGAGCGCTTGAACATGACCGACCGGGGCGGCTGGGGCCTCCTCCTCACCCCGAGCGAGCGGACCCTGCTGGCGGTCGACCGCGGGGGCCGGGCGTCGGCCTCGTTCGACCGCCGGGAGGGCCGTCCCGCCCGGGGCCGGGTGCGGGGGCTCGACGGGGTCAAGCTCCGCTATGCCCACGTCACCATCAGTTACTGGGGCCCGGAGGAGGAGCCGAGGCCCTCGGGGGAGCCGACGCGGTACCTCACCCACCTCGACGTCCTCCCGGTCGGGCCCGATGGGACGTTCGAGACCCCTCCCCTGCCCCCCGGGTCTTACGAGTTCCGGCTCGACGCCATCCGGGCCTCGACGCCGAACGCGTCTCGGCAGAGCGCCGATTTCTCGGGGGTCGCGCGGCTCGACGTCCCGGAGGAGGGCGACCCCGGGCCGGTCGAGCTCGTCGCCGAGGCAAGAGGACCGCTCGCGGCCGGGGCCCGGCCGCTCGACGACCCGGAGGAGCCGGGCCTGCTCGTCCGGGCCCGGGACGAGCACGGGGCCCCGGTCGACGACTTCGACATCCTGCTGTACGCCCCCCAGATCGCCCCCCCCTCGGCGATCGGCGAGGGCGGCCGGGCGGCCCTGACCCCCGAGGAGCTGCTCGATTGGAACGGCGGCGACCTGGTCGTCCGCTCCCCCGGGTTCGCCTCGACGATCGTCCCCCTCGGCGCGATCGAAGGTCGCCGAGATGTGGACGTGACCCTGGAACGGGGCACCGAGGTCCGCCTGACCGTCCGCGATGCGTCGGGAAGGCCGGTCCCGGGCGACCTGCTCCCCCTGCCGCTGCTGGCGACGGCGAGGCACCGGGACTCGGCGATGATGATCCTCTCCTACGGCGACCAGGAGGCCCGGGATCGGGAGATCGAGCGGTCCAACCTGCTCAACGTCGGCCGATCGGAGGACGGGGTGTTCGCCTTCCGGCTCCCGGACGACGCGGAGGAGCCGCTCACGCTCGGCATCAGCCATCCGGAGCTGATCCGATTCTACGTCGAGGGGCCGGTGATGCCGTCGGACGTGCTCGGCGGGCGCTGGGACGTCGTCCTGCCGGAGCCGGCGACGCTTGAAGTCTCGCTCCGGCCGGATACCGGGGGAGGAGGGAAATCCCCCTTCGCCGGGGGCTCCTACTGGGTCGGCCCGATGCTGCCGGGAAACGGGGATTCGATCCCGATCGTCGAGTCGGGCGCCTTCGAGGGGGACGAGTGGCGGGCGACGATCCGTGGGCTCGCACCGGGGAGGTATCACCTGCACGCCTCGACGACCCCCCGGGAGGGGCGCGACCCGAGCCGATGGCGGGAGGCCCATCCCGGCGTCTACCGGGAGGCCCGGAAGCTCGACCTGGAGGCAGGGCGGACCAAATCAGCCCGCTTCGAACCGCCCCCGTTCGACCGGGACGCCTGGCGGGGGGACCGGTCGGCGACGATCACCGTCGAGCCGGCCGGGGGAGGGAGCCTCGCAGGCAAGTCGTATCGGGTCTGGTATCGCCTGGCGAACTACGACGAGCTGCCGGTCGCCGGGGGGACCTTCGACGCCTCGGGGCGGATCCGGATCGAGGGGGTCGCCGCCAGCGGCGACGACCCGGCGGGCGGGATGTACACGGTCGAGGTCGGGGAGGTGTCGCTCGAACCGTTCCGGATCGATCGGGAGCCGGCCGAGCAGTCGGTCACCCTGAGGATGCCGCCGATGGCCGGCGATCGGGCGCCCGAGGGCCTGGCCCGGGACCTGGAATCGGGCCGGGAGGTGTTCCTCTCGGAGTTCTCCGGCCGGGTCGTCCTGCTGGAGTTCTGGGCGACCTGGTGCGGCCCCTGCCGGGAGCCGATCGAGCGGCTCGCCGCCCTGGGGGCGAGTCGGGGAGAGGACTGGAAGGATCGGGTCGCGATCGTGGCGGTGGGGATCGACGAGGACCGCGACGTGCTGCGGCGGTACGTCACGACCCGGGGCCTGGGCTCGATCCGACACCTCTGGAGCCCGGCCCCGGATCCGGAGGAGGTCCCCGGTCCCGAGGGGAGCGACGTGCCCCGGGCCAGCCTCTCGTACGCGATCCGGGGCGTGCCGACCGCGGTCCTGATCGACCCGGAGGGCCGGATCGCCTGGCGAGGCCACCCGTCAAGCGTCGATCTGGAGGAGGAGATCAAAAATCTCCTGGCCCCCCGCTAA
- a CDS encoding sialidase family protein, whose amino-acid sequence MSIVALAAGILLIAPSPLPPGVDAPAGGTLQVRRVFGPEIETGPYKHPACMAELDGGDLYLVYYGGAGEYATDTAVYGSRLAKGSDAWTAPEVIARDPFRSAGNGVIWQAPDGRAWLFYVVRFGETWSSSRIQFKVSDDGARTWSDASVLATEPGMMVRNRPIVLDDGSYLLPAYLEKGEDTESVAPDSTSLFFRFDPQDPTGGWVELGRIRSPKGNIQPAPVQLDDGRIVAYCRRGGGYGPTTDGYLVRAESTDGGLTWTEGVDSPFPNPNAAVDFLELDGGDLLLVYNDSMSRRTPLAVALSTDDDQSYPHRRAIADGEGDFAYPIAFQAEDGRIHVVFTSDRRSVVNHAIFDEAWIRGGDSE is encoded by the coding sequence ATGTCGATCGTCGCGCTCGCGGCCGGGATCCTGCTGATCGCCCCCTCGCCCCTTCCCCCCGGGGTCGACGCCCCGGCCGGGGGGACGCTCCAGGTCCGCCGGGTCTTCGGCCCGGAGATCGAGACCGGCCCGTACAAGCACCCGGCCTGCATGGCCGAGCTGGACGGCGGCGACCTCTACCTCGTCTACTACGGCGGCGCCGGCGAGTACGCCACCGACACGGCGGTCTACGGCTCCCGGCTGGCGAAGGGCTCCGACGCCTGGACCGCCCCCGAGGTGATCGCCAGGGACCCCTTCCGGTCGGCCGGCAACGGCGTGATCTGGCAGGCGCCCGACGGCCGGGCCTGGCTCTTCTACGTCGTCCGGTTCGGGGAGACGTGGTCGAGCTCCCGGATCCAGTTCAAGGTCTCCGACGACGGCGCCCGGACCTGGTCCGACGCCTCGGTGCTGGCCACCGAGCCGGGCATGATGGTCCGCAACCGGCCGATCGTGCTCGACGACGGCTCCTACCTGCTGCCCGCCTATCTGGAGAAGGGGGAGGACACCGAGTCGGTCGCGCCCGACAGCACCTCGCTCTTCTTCCGCTTCGACCCCCAGGACCCGACGGGCGGCTGGGTCGAGCTGGGGCGCATCCGGTCGCCGAAGGGGAACATCCAGCCGGCCCCGGTGCAGCTCGACGACGGCCGGATCGTCGCCTACTGCCGACGGGGGGGCGGCTACGGCCCGACGACCGACGGCTACCTCGTCCGGGCCGAGTCGACCGACGGCGGCCTGACCTGGACCGAGGGGGTCGACTCCCCCTTCCCGAACCCGAACGCGGCGGTCGACTTCCTGGAGCTGGACGGCGGCGATCTCCTGCTCGTCTACAACGACAGCATGAGCCGGCGCACCCCCCTGGCCGTCGCCCTCTCGACCGACGACGATCAGTCCTACCCCCACCGCCGGGCCATCGCCGACGGCGAGGGCGACTTCGCCTATCCCATCGCCTTCCAGGCCGAGGACGGCCGGATCCACGTCGTCTTCACCTCCGATCGCCGGTCCGTGGTCAACCACGCGATCTTCGATGAGGCCTGGATCCGAGGTGGGGACTCGGAGTGA
- a CDS encoding right-handed parallel beta-helix repeat-containing protein — MMTELVLILAAALPGPTDTVSDSAGLREALASAAPGTTIALEPGEYEGGLSVPGLEGEPGRPIVIAAADPARPPVIRGGGSGIHLAGPRHVELRDLVLEGASGNGLNIDDGGSGATPAHHVTLKGLVVRDVGPDGNRDGIKLSGVDAFQVEGCTVERWGSGGSGIDLVGCHRGTIVGCTFRDGGGRGGNGVQAKGGSSDVSVRRCRFERAGDRALNLGGSTGRPYFRPPDPGYEAKDLTVEDCVVVGSTAGVAFVGVDGAVVRHCIFYRPGRFALRILQESDGPEFAPSRNGRFTDNIIAYRSDELAIPINIGPGTAPETFELARNVWFCVDEPGRGLPRLDLPEQDGRAGVDPRFPDPKQGDLGLPPDSPARPAGPREEGPQP, encoded by the coding sequence ATGATGACCGAACTCGTCCTGATCCTTGCCGCCGCCCTCCCCGGCCCGACCGACACCGTCTCGGACTCGGCCGGTCTGCGCGAGGCCCTGGCCTCGGCCGCCCCGGGGACGACCATCGCCCTGGAGCCGGGGGAGTACGAGGGGGGACTGAGCGTCCCGGGCCTCGAAGGTGAGCCGGGCAGGCCGATCGTGATCGCGGCGGCCGACCCGGCGCGGCCGCCGGTGATCCGGGGGGGAGGATCCGGGATTCACCTGGCCGGGCCGAGGCACGTCGAGCTGCGAGACCTGGTGCTGGAAGGGGCATCGGGCAACGGGCTGAACATCGACGACGGCGGTTCGGGCGCCACGCCGGCCCACCACGTCACGCTGAAGGGGCTGGTGGTGCGGGACGTGGGGCCGGACGGGAATCGGGACGGGATCAAGCTCTCGGGCGTTGATGCGTTCCAGGTCGAGGGCTGCACGGTCGAGCGCTGGGGGTCGGGGGGTTCGGGGATCGACCTGGTGGGATGCCACCGGGGGACGATCGTCGGCTGCACCTTCCGGGACGGCGGCGGCCGGGGGGGCAACGGCGTGCAGGCCAAGGGGGGAAGCTCCGACGTGTCGGTCCGGCGATGCCGGTTCGAACGGGCGGGGGACCGGGCCCTGAACCTCGGCGGCAGCACCGGCCGGCCGTACTTCCGGCCGCCGGATCCGGGGTACGAGGCGAAGGACCTGACGGTGGAAGACTGCGTCGTCGTCGGCTCGACGGCCGGCGTGGCGTTCGTGGGGGTGGACGGGGCGGTGGTGCGGCACTGCATCTTCTACCGGCCCGGCCGGTTCGCGCTCCGGATCCTCCAGGAGAGCGACGGGCCGGAGTTCGCCCCGAGCCGAAACGGCCGGTTCACCGACAACATCATCGCCTACCGATCCGACGAGCTGGCGATCCCGATCAACATCGGCCCCGGCACCGCCCCCGAGACGTTCGAGCTGGCGAGGAACGTCTGGTTCTGCGTCGACGAGCCCGGCCGGGGCCTCCCCCGCCTCGACCTGCCCGAGCAGGACGGCCGGGCCGGCGTCGACCCCCGCTTCCCCGACCCCAAGCAGGGCGACCTGGGCCTCCCCCCCGACAGCCCCGCCCGCCCGGCGGGGCCGAGGGAGGAGGGCCCGCAGCCGTGA
- a CDS encoding type II toxin-antitoxin system VapC family toxin gives MIVLDTDALSLLMRNPPAARSLIDRLGAVPIEEVATTIISFEEQVRGWMSRIARSRSGAEEVDSYLRLHRLLDDYGRLIVLDYDEEASAQFRRLRQSRLRVGTMDLRIAAIALARDATLVTRDLADFGKIPGLRAEDWAAQPDQPC, from the coding sequence ATGATCGTCCTCGACACGGACGCGCTGAGCCTCCTCATGCGGAACCCCCCGGCCGCCCGATCGCTGATCGATCGCCTCGGGGCGGTGCCGATCGAGGAGGTGGCCACGACCATTATCAGCTTCGAGGAGCAGGTGCGAGGCTGGATGAGCCGGATCGCCCGATCGCGGTCGGGGGCCGAGGAGGTCGACTCGTACCTCAGGCTCCATCGACTGCTCGATGACTACGGTCGACTCATCGTGCTCGACTACGACGAGGAAGCGTCGGCGCAGTTCAGGCGCCTCCGCCAATCCCGCCTCCGGGTCGGGACGATGGACCTGAGGATCGCCGCGATCGCCCTCGCCCGGGACGCGACCCTGGTGACCCGGGACCTCGCCGACTTCGGCAAGATCCCCGGCCTGAGGGCCGAGGACTGGGCCGCGCAACCGGACCAGCCGTGCTGA
- the uvrA gene encoding excinuclease ABC subunit UvrA — MTAPIAGPHAETDLMRLRGVRVHNLKNVDLDLPRDELIVFTGVSGSGKSSLAFDTLYAEGQRRYVETFSPYARQFLETLDKPEADRIEGLPPAIAVSQRQGRRSSRSTVGSVTEVDDYLAVLYARLGRVMCMNCGQEVRPADAGAVVAAIEQLPEGARYQVGFPVEIRPDTDRDALAAMLREDGFLRVRAGDDVRTIEEGPVPGPPDGSTTIDVIVDRLVRGKEDPGRRGDSIETAFDRGLGRCRVIAEDHVLTFYRGWRCAGCGTEHMAPEPRLFRSNSPVGACPSCKGFGRIIDLDLGRIVPDPSKSIEGGAIAPWTTPKYREHLDDLLRVAPALGIPTDRPFKYLDPEQVTLIVEGVPRQGFLGLRRFFAWLERKIYKMHVRVFLSRWRGYRTCPECDGARLRPEALAVKVAGKDVSELSALPIGEARGILDAFASSDEVAGPVARRAIDPVLARLGYLGRIGLDYLTLDRQARTLSGGEARRVALTRALGSGLVNTLYVLDEPSIGLHPSDVDRLVSSLVDLRDRGNAVVVVEHDEAIMRAADRLVDVGPGAGTAGGRILYDGPPEGVADVPESATGAFLSRRRRVVPPARRRQPGEERITLKGATGHNLRDVDVSFPTGLICVVTGVSGSGKSTLVDRTLYPALLRRLKGEHEPGEPFRELLGTGAIDEVVLVDQSPIGRSARSNPVTYLKAFDEIRKAFAATHEAKLRSYGPSRFSFNVAGGRCDACEGNGFQVIDMQFLTDVMVRCPECRGTRYRPETLEVTYRGKDIAEVLDLTVREAFGFFKNRPKVQAKLRPLMEVGLDYLRLGQPASTLSGGEAQRLKLASHLPTSAASATRRSERPRALFLLDEPTTGLHPSDVLTLIDCLNTLADLGNSLVVVEHNPELMLCADWIIDLGPGAGSAGGLIVAEGPPEAVSRVDSPTGRVLSAALAASGAGPENGD, encoded by the coding sequence ATGACCGCCCCGATCGCCGGACCGCACGCCGAGACGGACCTCATGCGGCTGAGGGGCGTCCGGGTCCACAACCTCAAGAATGTCGACCTCGACCTCCCGCGCGACGAGCTGATCGTCTTCACCGGCGTCAGCGGCTCGGGCAAGAGTTCGCTCGCGTTCGACACCCTCTACGCCGAGGGCCAGCGCCGGTACGTCGAGACGTTCTCCCCCTATGCCCGGCAGTTCCTGGAGACGCTCGACAAGCCCGAGGCCGACCGGATCGAGGGCCTGCCGCCGGCCATCGCCGTCTCGCAGCGGCAGGGCCGGCGGTCGAGCCGGAGCACCGTCGGCTCGGTCACGGAGGTGGACGACTACCTGGCCGTGCTCTACGCCCGGCTGGGCCGGGTCATGTGCATGAATTGCGGGCAGGAGGTCCGGCCGGCCGACGCCGGGGCGGTCGTGGCGGCGATCGAGCAGCTCCCCGAAGGGGCCCGCTATCAGGTCGGCTTCCCCGTCGAGATCCGCCCCGACACCGACCGGGACGCCCTGGCCGCCATGCTCCGCGAGGACGGCTTCCTCCGCGTCCGGGCCGGCGACGACGTGCGGACGATCGAGGAGGGGCCGGTCCCCGGGCCGCCGGACGGGTCGACGACCATCGACGTGATCGTCGACCGCCTCGTCCGGGGCAAGGAGGATCCCGGCCGCCGGGGGGACTCGATCGAGACGGCCTTCGACCGGGGCCTCGGCCGCTGCCGGGTCATCGCCGAGGACCATGTGCTCACGTTCTATCGGGGCTGGCGCTGCGCCGGGTGCGGCACCGAGCACATGGCCCCGGAGCCCCGCCTGTTCCGCTCGAACAGCCCGGTCGGCGCCTGCCCGTCGTGCAAGGGGTTCGGGAGGATCATCGACCTGGACCTGGGGCGGATCGTGCCCGACCCGTCGAAGTCGATCGAGGGCGGTGCCATCGCCCCGTGGACGACGCCGAAGTACCGGGAGCACCTCGACGACCTCTTGCGCGTGGCCCCTGCGCTCGGCATCCCCACCGACCGGCCGTTCAAGTATCTGGACCCGGAGCAGGTGACGCTGATCGTCGAGGGGGTGCCGAGGCAGGGCTTCCTCGGCCTGAGGCGGTTCTTCGCCTGGCTGGAGCGGAAGATCTACAAGATGCACGTCCGGGTCTTCCTCAGCCGATGGCGGGGCTACCGGACCTGCCCCGAGTGCGACGGCGCCCGGCTCCGGCCCGAGGCGCTCGCGGTGAAGGTCGCCGGGAAGGACGTCTCGGAGCTGTCGGCGCTGCCGATCGGCGAGGCCCGGGGGATCCTCGACGCATTCGCATCCTCCGATGAGGTCGCCGGGCCCGTCGCCCGACGGGCGATCGACCCGGTGCTGGCCCGGCTGGGCTACCTCGGGAGGATCGGCCTGGACTACCTGACGCTCGACCGCCAGGCCCGGACCCTCTCCGGCGGCGAGGCGAGGCGGGTGGCGCTGACGAGGGCCCTGGGCTCGGGGCTGGTCAACACGCTCTACGTGCTGGACGAGCCGTCGATCGGCCTGCACCCCAGCGACGTCGACCGCCTGGTCTCCAGCCTGGTCGACCTGAGGGATCGGGGCAACGCGGTCGTCGTCGTCGAGCACGACGAGGCGATCATGAGGGCGGCCGACCGGCTCGTCGACGTGGGTCCCGGGGCCGGGACGGCGGGCGGCCGGATCCTCTACGACGGTCCGCCGGAGGGGGTGGCGGATGTCCCGGAATCGGCGACCGGCGCCTTCCTCTCCCGGCGCCGTCGCGTGGTGCCGCCGGCGAGGCGTCGACAGCCGGGCGAGGAGAGGATCACGCTGAAGGGGGCGACCGGGCACAATCTCAGGGATGTCGACGTGTCGTTCCCGACGGGCCTGATCTGCGTGGTCACGGGGGTCAGCGGCTCGGGCAAGAGCACGCTGGTGGACCGGACGCTCTACCCCGCCCTGCTCCGCCGCCTGAAGGGGGAGCACGAGCCGGGAGAGCCGTTCCGGGAGCTGCTCGGCACCGGGGCGATCGACGAGGTGGTGCTGGTCGACCAGTCGCCGATCGGCCGGTCTGCGCGGTCGAACCCGGTGACGTACCTCAAGGCCTTCGACGAGATCCGCAAGGCCTTCGCCGCCACGCACGAGGCGAAGCTCCGCAGCTACGGCCCCAGCCGGTTCAGCTTCAACGTCGCCGGGGGGCGCTGCGACGCCTGCGAGGGGAACGGCTTCCAGGTCATCGACATGCAATTCCTCACCGACGTGATGGTCCGATGCCCAGAGTGCCGGGGCACCCGGTATCGTCCCGAGACGCTGGAGGTCACCTACCGGGGGAAGGACATCGCCGAGGTCCTGGATCTGACCGTCCGGGAGGCGTTCGGCTTCTTCAAGAACCGGCCGAAGGTGCAGGCGAAGCTCCGGCCGCTGATGGAGGTCGGCCTCGACTACCTCCGACTCGGCCAGCCCGCCTCGACCCTCTCCGGGGGCGAGGCGCAGCGGCTGAAGCTGGCCTCGCACCTGCCCACCTCGGCCGCCTCGGCGACGAGGCGATCGGAGCGGCCGAGGGCCCTGTTCCTGCTCGACGAGCCGACGACCGGCCTGCACCCCTCGGACGTGCTCACGCTGATCGACTGCCTGAACACGCTGGCGGACCTGGGGAACTCGCTGGTCGTCGTCGAGCACAACCCCGAGCTGATGCTCTGCGCCGACTGGATCATCGACCTCGGCCCCGGCGCCGGCTCGGCCGGCGGCCTCATCGTCGCCGAGGGCCCCCCGGAGGCCGTCTCCCGGGTCGACTCCCCCACCGGCCGCGTCCTCTCGGCCGCCCTTGCCGCCTCGGGGGCGGGGCCGGAGAATGGCGATTAA
- a CDS encoding DUF4340 domain-containing protein, protein MNETAKTIAFAGVALVLMAAASLATWLPDWRGPGAGFDDQGEPFFPAFAETIDADPLAARVLEVVSYDEDTAEVRPFQVEFKDGEWTIPSHHDYPADAQDRMARLAAQVSELTKDAIRSDLPSDHEELGVIDPMDQETTSLQGRGTKITLRAADGGEPLAELILGNDVPDREGLRYVRIPGKNRVYSAEVDLDLTTRFSDWIDTDLLDVTTPDATKLSYDTRKVNPDERTADGAFLVQPGDPIVLAKSGSEENPNDWTMDDLGPEEEVDTTKVNDVIRAVDNLKVVGVRPLPTARNAVLRSLVSKGFYPTQQGDLLSNEGSVAVSTDEGIVYTLRFGEITLAAGDELTAGVGEDRDESAEGEAEGEAEPKGESAEQEDDAEADQTEGRYLIVSVSFDPALIPEEDEGSDAPEMPDDVFARAPDDPARVEAEAKLAEEAKRKDEERQRKITEGEEKVAELNRQFANWYYVVPGDDFRKVALGRDAFIKAAGEPDSEPASASPAGPGGFDPHGGLPPGLNLPGLGGPQG, encoded by the coding sequence ATGAACGAGACCGCCAAGACGATCGCCTTCGCCGGCGTCGCGCTGGTGCTGATGGCCGCCGCCTCGCTCGCGACCTGGCTGCCCGACTGGCGAGGCCCCGGCGCCGGCTTCGACGACCAGGGCGAGCCCTTCTTCCCCGCGTTCGCCGAGACGATCGACGCCGACCCGCTGGCCGCCAGGGTCCTGGAGGTCGTCTCCTACGACGAGGACACCGCCGAGGTCCGCCCCTTCCAGGTCGAATTCAAGGACGGCGAGTGGACCATCCCCTCGCACCACGACTACCCCGCCGACGCCCAGGACCGCATGGCCCGCCTGGCCGCCCAGGTCTCCGAGCTGACCAAGGACGCCATCCGCTCCGACCTGCCCAGCGACCACGAGGAGCTGGGGGTCATCGACCCGATGGACCAGGAGACGACCTCCCTCCAGGGCCGGGGCACCAAGATCACCCTCCGCGCCGCCGACGGCGGCGAGCCCCTGGCCGAGCTGATCCTCGGCAACGACGTCCCCGACCGCGAGGGCCTGCGCTACGTCCGCATCCCGGGGAAGAACCGCGTCTATTCCGCCGAGGTCGACCTGGACCTCACCACCCGGTTCTCCGACTGGATCGACACCGACCTGCTCGACGTGACCACGCCCGACGCGACGAAGCTCTCCTACGACACCCGCAAGGTCAACCCCGACGAGCGCACCGCCGACGGCGCCTTCCTGGTCCAGCCCGGCGACCCGATCGTGCTCGCCAAGTCCGGGTCGGAGGAGAACCCGAACGACTGGACGATGGACGACCTCGGCCCCGAGGAGGAGGTCGACACCACCAAGGTCAATGACGTGATCCGGGCCGTCGACAACCTGAAGGTCGTCGGCGTCCGCCCCCTGCCCACGGCCCGGAACGCCGTCCTGCGGTCGCTCGTCAGCAAGGGGTTCTACCCCACGCAGCAGGGGGACCTGCTCTCCAACGAGGGGAGCGTCGCCGTCTCCACCGACGAGGGGATCGTCTACACCCTCCGGTTCGGCGAGATCACCCTCGCCGCCGGGGACGAGCTGACCGCCGGCGTCGGCGAGGACCGGGACGAATCCGCCGAGGGCGAGGCCGAGGGCGAGGCCGAGCCGAAGGGCGAATCCGCCGAGCAGGAGGATGACGCCGAGGCCGACCAGACCGAAGGCCGCTACCTGATCGTCTCCGTCTCCTTCGACCCCGCCCTCATCCCCGAGGAGGACGAGGGGTCCGACGCCCCGGAAATGCCGGACGACGTCTTCGCCCGGGCCCCCGACGACCCCGCCCGGGTCGAGGCGGAGGCGAAGCTGGCCGAGGAGGCGAAGCGCAAGGACGAGGAGCGGCAGCGGAAGATCACCGAGGGGGAGGAGAAGGTGGCCGAGCTGAACCGCCAGTTCGCCAACTGGTACTACGTGGTCCCCGGCGACGACTTCCGCAAGGTCGCCCTCGGCCGGGACGCCTTCATCAAGGCCGCCGGCGAGCCCGACTCCGAGCCCGCGTCGGCCTCCCCCGCCGGCCCCGGCGGCTTCGACCCCCACGGCGGCCTGCCGCCCGGCCTGAACCTCCCCGGACTCGGCGGGCCGCAAGGCTGA